The following are encoded in a window of Williamwhitmania taraxaci genomic DNA:
- a CDS encoding DUF4145 domain-containing protein, translating into MKYFPPIFKQQQFNCPLCGVYAKQTWSSLTYSHLGVGKNSEDMVVSYCHHCDGNSYWYKGNMIIPSSGNVELPNPDMPEDCKQDYLEARDILNLSPRGAAALLRLCIQKLMKHLGQNGENINNDIKELVKLGLPNLIQQSLDICRVVGNNAVHPGELELNDTPEIAQTMFRLINVIVEDRITKPKEIQYLFDSLPEGSKEAIKKRDK; encoded by the coding sequence ATGAAATATTTCCCTCCCATTTTTAAACAGCAACAGTTTAATTGCCCTTTATGTGGTGTTTATGCAAAGCAGACATGGTCTAGTTTAACTTATAGCCATTTGGGTGTAGGAAAGAATAGTGAAGATATGGTCGTTTCGTATTGTCATCACTGTGATGGAAATTCATATTGGTATAAAGGTAATATGATTATTCCATCAAGTGGAAATGTAGAACTACCCAATCCTGATATGCCAGAAGATTGTAAGCAAGATTATTTAGAAGCTAGAGATATTCTAAATCTTTCTCCCAGAGGAGCAGCAGCCTTATTAAGACTATGTATTCAAAAACTAATGAAACACCTAGGGCAGAATGGAGAAAATATAAATAATGATATCAAAGAATTAGTAAAGTTAGGATTGCCTAATCTTATTCAACAATCACTAGATATTTGTAGAGTTGTAGGGAATAATGCTGTTCATCCTGGAGAATTAGAATTGAATGATACTCCTGAAATTGCACAAACGATGTTTAGACTTATTAATGTAATTGTTGAAGATAGAATAACTAAGCCCAAAGAGATTCAATATTTGTTTGATTCTTTGCCTGAAGGTTCGAAAGAAGCTATTAAGAAAAGAGATAAATAA
- a CDS encoding MFS transporter, which yields MKDYSSYKVNPMYGFLAVLCIASALGNQGWQTLFNNFAVEKVGANSVQVGAIQSFREIPGFLTFFAVYILVVVAEHRFAVYSIILCGIGVMVTGFFPTFEGLILTGILMSVGFHFFETANQSLTLQYFSPERVPLVLSKFRSYTALTNIATGVFIWLMAGFLSFQWMFFIVGVLVFLAGVYSLRKNPVDKLLPPQHKKLILKRKYWLFYVLNLLSGSRRQIFMVFAIFILVQKYHFSITHITILFVVNNIITYVLSPYVGKAINRYGERAMLTVEYVFLILVFLGYGLIENSMVVSGLYIVDNLFFSFAISINSFFRKQAEPADIAPSMAVGFTINHLTAVFLPVVGGLLWIYNWRIPFLGGAFLALLSLIFARFVPSKKILATSAVLVK from the coding sequence TTGAAAGATTACAGCAGCTATAAGGTGAACCCGATGTATGGATTTTTGGCGGTGCTTTGCATTGCATCGGCACTGGGAAATCAGGGTTGGCAGACCTTATTCAATAATTTTGCAGTGGAAAAAGTCGGAGCCAACTCGGTGCAGGTTGGAGCGATACAGTCGTTTCGTGAAATACCGGGGTTCTTAACATTTTTCGCTGTTTATATTTTGGTGGTGGTTGCGGAACATCGTTTTGCCGTTTACTCCATTATTTTGTGTGGTATTGGGGTAATGGTTACGGGCTTTTTCCCAACATTCGAAGGCTTAATTTTAACAGGAATACTGATGTCTGTTGGTTTTCACTTTTTCGAAACCGCCAACCAGTCTCTTACCTTGCAGTATTTTTCGCCCGAACGGGTTCCGTTGGTATTGTCGAAATTTAGGAGCTATACTGCATTGACGAATATTGCTACGGGGGTATTTATCTGGTTAATGGCAGGATTTTTATCGTTCCAATGGATGTTCTTTATTGTAGGAGTCTTGGTGTTTTTGGCCGGGGTGTACTCGTTGCGCAAGAATCCGGTGGATAAACTGCTTCCCCCTCAGCATAAAAAGCTAATTCTGAAGCGGAAATACTGGTTGTTCTATGTGCTCAATCTTTTGAGTGGTTCGCGTCGCCAAATTTTCATGGTGTTTGCCATTTTTATCTTGGTGCAGAAATACCACTTCTCCATTACGCATATTACGATTCTGTTTGTGGTAAACAATATCATAACCTATGTGCTGAGCCCGTATGTGGGGAAAGCCATCAACCGCTATGGAGAGCGAGCGATGCTTACGGTGGAATATGTGTTTTTGATTCTGGTGTTTTTGGGCTATGGCTTGATTGAGAATAGCATGGTGGTTTCGGGTTTATATATTGTGGATAACTTGTTTTTCAGCTTTGCCATTTCGATAAATTCCTTTTTCCGCAAGCAAGCCGAACCGGCAGATATTGCTCCGTCGATGGCGGTAGGCTTTACGATTAATCACCTTACGGCGGTGTTTTTGCCGGTAGTTGGTGGTTTGTTGTGGATTTACAACTGGCGGATTCCTTTTCTTGGAGGGGCTTTCTTGGCGCTTCTATCGCTTATTTTCGCTCGTTTTGTTCCGTCGAAAAAGATCTTGGCTACTAGTGCTGTCTTAGTGAAATAG
- a CDS encoding dienelactone hydrolase family protein: MKFVIIILTMMPFLTFGQYDPKMEEYQHKRIITKSDTINYQIYSKGNIKEKNKILIYFQGSGPTPLFRETTKSDTIKVVENGITKDIIEKSIIINSFVPFDLDSFPNDYIFVIISKKGVPFSADRDTYKPSQTFLENESLNYRVWQGDEVINDLTKYYIKNPNKVVIIGHSEGSDVVAKLGHTNKKITHIGFWAGGGNTQYYDFALFIQKDVQSGKITQTEAVDSLEGLFNDIKNIESDPDNTEKQWLGNSYRRWAHFSEPAIDNLLKINKPLFVAVAGKDESVPIESSLLIPIEFIRHKKTNLTFKIYPDYDHSFAIPMQDEDDEDEDWIWEWKKVFEDFMKWVEQ; this comes from the coding sequence ATGAAATTTGTAATAATAATTTTAACAATGATGCCTTTTTTGACCTTTGGACAGTATGACCCAAAGATGGAAGAATATCAGCATAAAAGAATCATAACAAAATCAGATACAATAAATTATCAAATCTATTCAAAAGGAAATATTAAGGAGAAAAATAAAATTCTAATCTATTTTCAAGGCTCAGGCCCAACTCCTTTGTTTAGGGAAACCACTAAATCTGATACGATAAAAGTAGTTGAAAATGGTATCACAAAAGATATAATAGAGAAGAGTATTATCATAAACAGTTTTGTTCCTTTTGATTTAGACAGCTTCCCTAATGATTATATTTTTGTTATAATTTCAAAAAAAGGTGTTCCCTTTTCAGCGGATAGAGATACCTATAAGCCAAGTCAAACCTTTTTGGAAAACGAATCATTAAATTATAGAGTTTGGCAAGGAGACGAAGTAATTAATGACCTAACTAAATATTATATAAAAAATCCAAATAAAGTTGTAATAATTGGACATTCAGAAGGTTCAGATGTAGTTGCAAAGTTGGGACATACAAACAAAAAAATTACACATATTGGATTTTGGGCAGGTGGAGGGAATACACAGTATTATGATTTTGCTCTATTTATTCAAAAAGATGTTCAGAGTGGCAAAATAACGCAAACGGAAGCGGTTGATTCTTTAGAAGGGTTGTTTAATGATATTAAAAACATTGAAAGCGACCCTGATAATACAGAAAAACAATGGTTAGGAAATTCATATCGTAGATGGGCTCATTTTTCAGAACCAGCAATAGACAATTTATTAAAAATAAACAAACCACTATTTGTAGCAGTAGCTGGAAAAGATGAGTCAGTTCCTATTGAAAGTAGTTTATTGATTCCTATTGAATTTATTAGGCATAAAAAGACTAATTTGACGTTTAAGATTTACCCTGACTACGATCACTCGTTTGCTATTCCGATGCAAGATGAGGATGATGAAGATGAAGATTGGATTTGGGAGTGGAAGAAAGTATTTGAGGACTTTATGAAATGGGTAGAACAATAA
- a CDS encoding CPBP family intramembrane glutamic endopeptidase — MTTNKSSFRDRTCLLFEKPLFILSAITLVVILTIFTGGLGFFFGITIALITFWAKRWDWHYFGLSKPSWTKSIISGILYAIGIFLLVDVLIQPILEHLFGEIDLQSFSGVKGNLISYVTLILFMWIIAGFGEEFLFRGYIVKRLAIIFGDTNYSWLMSATITAIIFGLAHIYQGTSGVITTGIIGFIMGMIFLRHRQNLSIAMFTHGFYDMIGITLLYLGEERSITEFISKLILE; from the coding sequence ATGACTACTAATAAATCAAGTTTTAGAGACCGAACCTGTTTGTTGTTTGAGAAACCTCTCTTTATTCTTTCAGCAATAACACTTGTTGTAATACTAACTATTTTCACTGGCGGACTTGGATTTTTTTTTGGTATTACCATTGCCTTAATTACATTTTGGGCCAAAAGATGGGATTGGCATTACTTTGGATTATCAAAGCCTAGCTGGACAAAATCAATTATTAGTGGCATACTATACGCTATTGGTATCTTCCTTTTAGTCGATGTTTTAATACAGCCTATTCTCGAACATCTCTTTGGCGAAATAGATTTACAGTCGTTCAGCGGAGTAAAAGGTAACCTCATAAGCTATGTAACTCTTATCCTATTTATGTGGATTATTGCTGGCTTTGGAGAAGAATTTCTTTTCAGAGGTTATATCGTAAAACGGTTAGCAATAATTTTTGGAGACACTAACTATTCTTGGCTTATGTCAGCTACAATTACGGCTATAATATTTGGGCTTGCACACATATACCAAGGAACATCAGGCGTTATTACCACTGGAATTATTGGGTTTATTATGGGAATGATATTTCTCCGACATCGCCAAAACCTTTCTATAGCAATGTTTACACATGGATTTTATGATATGATTGGCATTACCTTACTTTACTTAGGTGAAGAAAGATCAATTACTGAGTTTATTAGCAAATTAATACTAGAGTAG
- a CDS encoding DUF6090 family protein, translating to MKKVKKKLSIDWKSKSIDLLIVIIGITTAFQLNNLNESNKSKAHEKDYLKSFYVENRDNEANLIAALKFSESNKNDIDTLKYILLSKNYADKRIKILTASMMGVANYTPSITTMENVTASGEFELIEDIELRKQIILTYNTYNVTLKLESLLSDYINKYVTPFLFENIRFSNLSPINSTFIKDPLFENIVIGYEVLLTQQIKGYQDNLEKIKLLNNKLTTANK from the coding sequence ATGAAAAAAGTAAAAAAGAAGTTGAGCATAGACTGGAAATCTAAATCGATTGACCTTCTGATTGTAATAATTGGTATTACTACAGCTTTTCAGCTGAATAACCTCAATGAATCAAATAAATCAAAGGCACACGAAAAGGACTATCTAAAAAGTTTTTACGTCGAAAATAGAGATAACGAGGCTAATCTTATTGCTGCCTTGAAGTTTTCAGAGTCCAATAAAAATGACATTGACACTTTAAAATACATTCTTTTGTCGAAGAATTATGCCGATAAAAGAATCAAAATACTCACAGCAAGTATGATGGGAGTGGCTAACTATACTCCATCTATTACTACAATGGAAAATGTAACAGCATCGGGTGAGTTTGAATTAATTGAAGATATTGAACTCCGAAAGCAAATAATCCTAACCTATAATACCTATAATGTAACCCTAAAGTTAGAAAGCTTATTGTCCGACTATATTAACAAATACGTAACTCCTTTTCTATTCGAAAATATACGTTTTAGTAACCTAAGTCCTATCAATTCTACATTTATAAAAGACCCCTTATTTGAAAATATTGTTATTGGATATGAAGTCCTACTAACCCAACAAATAAAAGGTTATCAAGACAATTTGGAGAAGATAAAGCTTTTAAACAACAAGCTAACTACTGCTAACAAATAG
- a CDS encoding LPP20 family lipoprotein, with the protein MNTRLTIFAIVAIFAATACSSSKKAQENLPPAPAWVANKPTQPGYYIGVGRAPKVGDVNGYRQASKNNALADLGSDISISISSSSVLHKFESALRFSEDYSSNIQAESQKDLEGYELVDTYDDLTSSWTYYRLSKSAWQAVQERKKSAAVTSGLDLYQRGKAFSDAGDVKNAFVSYLKALESLKAYLGESLQIESEGKSILLGNEIFDAITWLVKNVKVEAVNLQVSVKYGETISYEMLKFRFSNGSSPLKMFPVVFSYSAKPIRNSRTSTDDLGTAGYTLEGVNSTNARETFFATADWATMAAEATSDMYFKRLAEKFTTTPASISISIVKPKIFVVSVEKNLGETIPDRLLASKLSILLTVEGINQASSVSNADFILTITADAAARNQSGNLFYAEVVGNIVLTDKLGNTLLMQPLSGVNAAHLTYATAGIEAYKRQSDKLGGYIWTQIRDKIIKR; encoded by the coding sequence ATGAATACGCGCCTTACAATATTTGCAATAGTGGCTATTTTTGCCGCAACTGCTTGTTCTTCCTCCAAAAAGGCTCAGGAAAATCTACCTCCAGCTCCGGCATGGGTTGCTAATAAACCTACTCAGCCTGGTTACTACATTGGGGTTGGACGTGCCCCAAAGGTTGGAGATGTAAACGGATATCGTCAAGCCTCAAAGAATAATGCCCTGGCCGATTTGGGAAGCGATATTTCCATTTCCATTTCAAGCAGCTCGGTGTTGCACAAGTTCGAATCAGCGTTGAGGTTCTCCGAGGATTATAGCTCAAACATACAAGCCGAATCGCAGAAGGATTTGGAGGGTTACGAGCTGGTCGATACCTACGACGATCTTACGAGTTCCTGGACCTACTATCGCCTTTCCAAGAGTGCATGGCAAGCGGTACAAGAGCGCAAAAAGAGTGCTGCCGTTACCAGTGGCCTCGATCTTTACCAGCGCGGAAAGGCATTCTCGGATGCCGGCGATGTGAAGAATGCTTTTGTTAGCTACCTTAAGGCGTTAGAAAGCCTAAAGGCTTACCTTGGCGAATCCCTCCAAATTGAGAGCGAAGGTAAAAGCATCCTTCTCGGCAATGAGATTTTTGATGCAATAACCTGGCTCGTAAAAAATGTGAAGGTTGAGGCGGTAAACTTGCAGGTCTCCGTAAAGTATGGAGAAACCATTTCGTATGAAATGCTGAAGTTCCGCTTTTCCAACGGGAGCAGCCCCCTGAAGATGTTTCCGGTAGTATTTAGCTATTCGGCAAAGCCTATACGAAATAGCCGTACCAGCACCGACGATCTTGGCACTGCTGGCTATACGCTCGAAGGCGTAAACTCTACTAACGCTCGAGAAACGTTTTTTGCTACGGCCGATTGGGCTACCATGGCTGCCGAAGCCACCTCCGATATGTATTTTAAGCGATTGGCTGAGAAGTTTACAACAACTCCTGCTTCCATTTCCATTTCTATTGTTAAACCTAAGATTTTTGTTGTTTCTGTTGAGAAAAACTTGGGTGAAACCATTCCTGACAGACTTCTCGCTTCTAAGCTATCGATACTCCTAACGGTCGAAGGAATAAACCAAGCATCCAGCGTAAGCAATGCTGATTTTATTCTTACCATTACCGCTGATGCAGCCGCTCGAAACCAATCGGGGAATCTTTTTTATGCCGAAGTTGTTGGCAACATTGTTCTTACCGACAAACTAGGCAACACACTCCTTATGCAACCGCTTTCGGGTGTCAATGCGGCTCACTTAACCTACGCAACTGCTGGTATTGAAGCCTATAAACGCCAAAGCGATAAGCTGGGCGGTTATATCTGGACCCAAATCCGCGATAAGATTATTAAGCGTTAA
- a CDS encoding PAS domain S-box protein: protein MESQEKLKILFVEDSPNDVELATRMLESEGFSFLHLRVETREDYLEALSSFNPTIIISDYSMPAFNGMQALLLAKTVTPRTPVLILTGSLNEDIAVECIKAGADDYVIKERIAKLPLALRQSLDKSKMRKEKEEMEFQLKQKTEELDTYFSNSLDLFCIAETTGILRRLNMEWAATLGYKLEELEGKNLLELVHPSDLDQTLEFLSQLADQNDVRNFVNRLIAKDGTEKWIEWRANSVSRKIYAAARDITKRIEAEQLLQESEERYKSIFHNSHGVMLLLDPESGRILDANPAASNFYGYPLAQLKEMKMSDINTLSSEQLDNKIAVAMAKKQTHFYFQHRLVSGEIRDVETFACPIMVGNKKLLYSIIHDITERRKSEESLRYERSLMETFLQNTPDYIYFKDEQSRYIRVNLAVAKSFGLDEPNKLIGKTDFDFLGFEHASNARADEVQILKTGIPIVAKDEKEVKADGSESWMLTTKMPLRDKDGAIVGTFGISKDISERKNAELELEQNQKVLQRQNSAYADLNEELTHSNIHIAAINAELLKAKEHAEESDRLKSSFLSNMSHEIRTPMNGLLGFSEMLTNPNVDAERRLFYVDIIRKTSDQLLTIINDILDMARIETNQVNVFSRNVTLFPLLQNTHALFLERAEKQSVKLILNVSEEDKRIELMTDEVKVNQVINNLVGNALKFTSSGSVEFGYKRQNDKIQFFVKDTGIGIGKEHFKIIFQRFRQVETEIVRNYGGSGLGLSISKAFVEVMGGEIWVESEIGKGTIFYFTLPYTAVKSHPSAKALDEEEVNLTDITILIAEDEEVNYLYVSELLEDTGVNLLHAFNGREAVDLCQANPEIKLILMDIKMPIMNGMEATKAIRQIRSDLPIIATTAYALYGDKEKFINVGCNNYLAKPMKRNDLMAMMKTYLGVNE, encoded by the coding sequence ATGGAGAGTCAAGAAAAATTAAAGATACTTTTTGTTGAGGACAGCCCCAACGATGTTGAGCTGGCAACACGAATGCTCGAGTCGGAAGGTTTCTCTTTTTTGCACCTGCGGGTGGAAACTAGGGAGGATTACTTAGAGGCCTTATCCTCGTTTAATCCAACCATCATAATCTCCGATTATTCTATGCCTGCCTTCAATGGGATGCAGGCTTTACTACTAGCAAAAACAGTTACTCCTAGAACGCCCGTTTTAATCTTAACCGGTTCATTGAATGAAGATATTGCTGTAGAGTGCATAAAAGCCGGTGCCGATGATTATGTAATAAAAGAACGAATAGCAAAACTTCCCCTCGCACTCCGACAATCACTCGACAAATCAAAGATGCGGAAGGAAAAGGAGGAGATGGAATTCCAACTGAAGCAAAAAACGGAGGAACTCGATACCTATTTTTCCAATTCGCTCGATCTTTTCTGTATTGCTGAAACTACCGGTATTCTCCGGAGACTCAATATGGAATGGGCTGCCACCCTTGGGTATAAGCTAGAAGAGTTAGAAGGCAAAAATCTTTTAGAGTTGGTTCATCCATCCGATTTAGATCAAACCTTGGAATTCCTTTCGCAGCTGGCCGACCAGAACGACGTACGCAATTTCGTGAACCGATTAATTGCCAAGGATGGAACTGAAAAATGGATTGAATGGAGGGCGAATTCAGTTAGCCGGAAGATTTATGCTGCTGCTCGAGATATCACCAAGCGAATTGAGGCAGAACAGCTATTACAAGAAAGTGAGGAGCGTTACAAATCTATTTTCCACAATAGTCACGGCGTAATGCTGCTTCTCGACCCAGAAAGCGGTAGGATACTTGATGCCAATCCTGCAGCCTCCAATTTTTATGGCTATCCGTTAGCGCAGCTTAAAGAGATGAAGATGTCCGATATTAATACTCTTTCATCAGAACAGTTGGACAATAAGATTGCCGTGGCGATGGCGAAAAAGCAAACACATTTTTACTTTCAGCATCGCTTGGTTAGCGGTGAGATTCGAGATGTAGAAACCTTTGCTTGTCCCATTATGGTTGGTAATAAAAAATTGCTCTACTCGATTATTCACGATATTACCGAAAGGCGAAAAAGTGAGGAGTCATTGCGCTATGAGCGTAGCTTAATGGAAACTTTTCTTCAAAATACGCCCGACTACATTTACTTTAAGGATGAACAAAGTCGTTATATTAGGGTAAACCTTGCTGTTGCGAAATCTTTTGGATTGGACGAGCCAAATAAGCTTATTGGTAAAACTGATTTTGATTTTCTTGGTTTCGAGCATGCCAGCAATGCTCGTGCCGATGAAGTACAAATACTGAAAACCGGAATTCCAATTGTAGCCAAGGACGAAAAGGAGGTGAAGGCCGATGGCTCGGAATCATGGATGTTAACAACTAAAATGCCGCTTCGGGATAAAGATGGTGCAATCGTTGGAACTTTTGGAATCTCTAAAGATATTTCTGAAAGGAAAAATGCTGAACTTGAGCTGGAGCAAAACCAAAAGGTTCTTCAACGTCAAAATAGTGCATACGCCGACCTCAACGAGGAGTTGACTCATTCCAATATACATATCGCGGCAATTAATGCTGAGTTGCTAAAGGCGAAAGAGCATGCCGAAGAGAGCGATCGGCTGAAATCGTCCTTCCTGTCGAACATGAGCCATGAAATTCGAACTCCGATGAATGGATTGTTGGGTTTCTCCGAAATGCTTACTAACCCTAATGTAGATGCCGAGAGGCGATTATTTTATGTAGACATTATTCGCAAGACAAGCGATCAACTGCTTACCATTATCAACGATATTCTTGATATGGCTCGTATTGAGACCAACCAGGTTAATGTGTTTTCCCGAAATGTCACCCTTTTTCCATTACTTCAGAATACTCATGCACTATTCCTGGAGAGAGCAGAGAAACAGTCAGTAAAGCTAATTCTCAATGTATCGGAAGAGGATAAACGCATAGAACTGATGACCGATGAAGTTAAGGTCAATCAGGTTATAAACAACTTGGTAGGGAATGCACTTAAATTCACCTCGTCTGGTTCAGTTGAATTTGGTTATAAACGGCAGAACGATAAGATTCAGTTCTTTGTAAAGGATACTGGAATTGGAATTGGCAAGGAACATTTCAAAATAATCTTTCAGCGCTTCCGTCAAGTGGAAACGGAAATTGTTAGGAACTATGGAGGTTCGGGCCTCGGATTATCCATTTCAAAGGCATTTGTTGAAGTGATGGGAGGCGAAATTTGGGTAGAATCGGAGATAGGCAAAGGGACAATATTTTACTTTACCTTACCTTATACTGCTGTAAAGTCTCATCCATCGGCCAAAGCCTTGGACGAGGAGGAGGTAAATTTAACGGATATAACTATTCTTATAGCCGAGGATGAGGAGGTAAACTATCTTTATGTTAGCGAATTGCTGGAAGATACTGGAGTTAACCTTTTACATGCCTTTAATGGGAGAGAGGCCGTTGATTTATGCCAGGCCAATCCGGAAATTAAGCTTATTCTTATGGACATTAAAATGCCTATAATGAATGGTATGGAGGCCACCAAGGCGATTCGGCAAATTCGATCTGATTTACCCATCATCGCCACTACAGCATATGCTCTATATGGTGATAAGGAAAAATTCATCAACGTGGGCTGCAATAATTACCTTGCAAAACCAATGAAACGTAATGATCTTATGGCCATGATGAAGACCTACCTTGGTGTAAATGAATAG
- a CDS encoding DEAD/DEAH box helicase, which produces MQNISTPIQIALSKLGIETLTPMQNEAIKACSGQQDVILLSPTGSGKTLGFLIPLVESFTANEEGIQALILTPSRELAIQIEQVFKKLTTDFKVNCCYGGHSTKIERNNLSHPPTLLVGTPGRIADHIRRGIIDTRGIKTLVLDEFDKALEFGFQNEMVYIIDNLTLKKRILTSATKSESIPLFTGITNPIELNYLSTEQPQRLVVKKVIANGKDKLDALYRLICTLGNATTLIFCNHREAVGRISDLLYQKGLEHDIFHGGLEQDDRERALIKFRNGSHHLLITTDLASRGLDIPEIKHIIHYQLPQTEDVFIHRNGRTARMTANGSAYLILGEEDYLPNFIEGDVEEQDISAILPPPAQPEWVTLYISAGKKDKINKVDIVGLLLQKGGLAKNELGLIEVLDKTSYVAINRKKAGETVRLLRDETLKRKRIKMEISE; this is translated from the coding sequence ATGCAAAACATTTCCACACCCATTCAGATAGCCCTAAGCAAGTTAGGCATTGAAACGCTCACCCCTATGCAAAATGAAGCCATAAAGGCTTGCTCGGGACAACAGGATGTTATACTTCTTTCGCCAACAGGATCGGGCAAAACGCTGGGTTTTCTTATACCATTAGTAGAATCGTTTACTGCCAACGAGGAAGGGATTCAAGCGCTCATACTTACTCCTTCGCGGGAATTGGCTATACAAATAGAGCAAGTTTTTAAAAAACTCACAACGGATTTTAAGGTAAATTGCTGCTATGGTGGCCACTCAACAAAAATTGAGCGAAATAATCTGAGCCATCCTCCTACCCTTTTAGTTGGAACTCCGGGCAGAATTGCCGATCATATCCGCCGTGGTATCATCGACACCCGAGGGATAAAAACCTTGGTTTTGGATGAATTTGACAAGGCACTTGAGTTCGGTTTTCAGAACGAGATGGTATACATCATCGATAACCTCACGCTCAAAAAGCGAATTTTAACCTCAGCAACCAAATCTGAGAGTATTCCACTCTTTACTGGTATCACAAATCCAATAGAACTTAACTATCTCTCTACCGAACAGCCCCAACGGCTCGTAGTGAAGAAGGTAATTGCCAATGGAAAGGATAAGCTCGACGCCCTTTATCGGTTAATTTGCACACTTGGAAATGCAACCACGCTAATATTCTGCAACCACCGCGAGGCAGTGGGACGTATTAGCGATTTGCTTTACCAAAAAGGATTAGAGCACGACATTTTCCACGGTGGCCTGGAGCAAGACGATCGCGAACGAGCATTGATCAAGTTCCGTAACGGAAGCCATCACCTGCTTATCACTACCGATCTAGCTTCGAGGGGACTCGACATACCGGAGATTAAACACATTATTCACTATCAACTGCCGCAAACCGAAGATGTCTTCATCCACCGCAACGGAAGAACTGCGCGGATGACAGCCAATGGTTCAGCATATCTTATTTTAGGAGAAGAAGATTACCTGCCAAACTTTATCGAAGGAGACGTTGAGGAGCAAGATATTTCGGCAATCCTGCCTCCTCCAGCACAACCGGAATGGGTTACCCTTTATATCAGTGCCGGAAAGAAAGACAAAATAAACAAGGTAGACATTGTTGGATTACTCCTGCAAAAGGGAGGCTTAGCCAAGAATGAACTCGGATTAATTGAGGTTCTAGACAAAACCTCTTACGTGGCTATAAATCGTAAGAAGGCAGGTGAAACGGTGAGACTATTACGCGACGAAACACTAAAGCGTAAGCGCATTAAGATGGAAATATCTGAATAG